In the Candidatus Rhodoblastus alkanivorans genome, one interval contains:
- the purS gene encoding phosphoribosylformylglycinamidine synthase subunit PurS — protein sequence MKARVTVTLKNGVLDPQGKAIEGALHSLGIEGIASVRQGKVFEIEVEGSDAEAAKAALASASEKLLANTVVENYRVELL from the coding sequence ATGAAGGCGCGCGTTACCGTGACTTTGAAAAACGGCGTGCTGGACCCGCAAGGCAAGGCCATTGAAGGCGCCCTTCATTCCTTGGGAATCGAAGGGATCGCCTCGGTTCGCCAAGGCAAGGTTTTCGAGATCGAAGTCGAAGGATCGGACGCGGAAGCGGCCAAAGCGGCGCTGGCCTCGGCCAGCGAGAAACTGCTGGCCAATACCGTCGTCGAAAATTATCGCGTCGAACTGCTCTGA
- a CDS encoding chloride channel protein gives MSSDAETLEGKRPVAGKFVRSLRALLRSNEPALVAASALIGVVAAVSVTLMTKTAMFMHVLIFDLPFDERLSAADYVPPLAAFASLMLGGLSLGLMETYRLRKKLPGPVDPVEANALRGGQMSLRDSLVVGLQTLISNSCGASVGLEAGYAQVGSSLGSALGQKLRLRRGDLRLLVGAGAAAAIGSAFGAPLTGAFYAFEVVLGSYSIAAAGPVFAGSIVGVLVTRFISGAPYQIDTPPVQPLTLLGYPALFGVAACAVVIGVTAMRLAGASERALQATSAPAWAKAVIGGAAVASLATITPQVLGAGHGALGLNISTDFPLTVLASFLALKMVASLISLSTGFRGGLFFASLFMGATMGKIYGLALAAWLPAIAPDPTVCILAGMATLGVVIVGGPLTMSFLVLENTSDYSVTAGVFAASILASLMVRATFGFSFSTWRLHLRGENVRSASDIGWMNELKIGKLMRYNPPTAPAGLDIAEFCARHPLGSAQFVVLLDEAGRYAGMVNVAEAHVHAHRSEGGITSLARQKEVWLVPQMNAKTAMTLFDQTEADQLTVLDPETKAPLGVLNEAYLARRYAEQADAAFRSAFGM, from the coding sequence ATGTCGTCGGATGCCGAAACCTTGGAGGGAAAGCGACCAGTCGCCGGCAAGTTCGTGCGCAGTCTTCGCGCGCTATTGCGTTCGAACGAGCCGGCCCTGGTCGCCGCATCCGCCCTCATCGGCGTCGTCGCCGCCGTCAGCGTCACCTTGATGACCAAGACGGCGATGTTCATGCATGTCCTGATCTTCGACCTGCCCTTCGACGAGCGGCTCAGCGCCGCCGACTACGTTCCGCCTTTGGCCGCATTCGCCTCGCTCATGCTGGGCGGCCTGAGCCTCGGCCTGATGGAGACCTATCGCCTCAGAAAAAAACTCCCCGGCCCGGTCGACCCCGTCGAGGCCAACGCCTTGCGCGGTGGGCAGATGTCCCTGCGCGACAGCCTTGTCGTCGGCCTGCAAACCTTGATTTCCAATTCCTGCGGAGCTTCGGTCGGGCTTGAAGCCGGCTACGCCCAGGTCGGATCGAGCCTCGGCTCGGCTTTGGGCCAGAAATTACGGCTGCGACGCGGCGATTTGCGCCTTCTTGTCGGGGCCGGAGCGGCCGCGGCGATCGGCAGCGCCTTCGGCGCGCCGCTCACCGGCGCCTTTTACGCCTTCGAAGTCGTCCTCGGCAGCTATTCGATCGCCGCCGCCGGCCCGGTCTTCGCCGGCTCGATCGTCGGCGTGCTCGTCACGCGTTTCATATCCGGCGCGCCCTATCAAATCGACACCCCGCCAGTGCAGCCGCTCACGCTCCTGGGCTACCCGGCGCTGTTCGGGGTCGCCGCCTGCGCCGTCGTCATCGGCGTGACCGCAATGCGGCTCGCCGGCGCGTCCGAACGGGCTTTGCAGGCAACCTCGGCGCCCGCATGGGCCAAGGCGGTGATTGGCGGCGCGGCGGTGGCGAGCCTCGCGACCATTACGCCACAGGTTCTGGGCGCCGGCCACGGCGCGCTCGGACTGAACATTTCGACCGATTTCCCGCTCACCGTGCTGGCGTCCTTTCTCGCCCTGAAAATGGTCGCGTCCTTGATCTCGCTCTCGACCGGATTCCGCGGCGGTCTCTTTTTCGCGTCTCTGTTCATGGGCGCGACCATGGGCAAGATTTACGGCCTCGCACTGGCCGCCTGGCTTCCCGCGATCGCGCCGGATCCAACGGTCTGCATTCTCGCCGGCATGGCGACCCTTGGCGTCGTCATCGTCGGCGGGCCTTTGACCATGTCCTTCCTGGTCCTGGAAAACACATCGGATTATTCGGTCACCGCCGGCGTGTTCGCCGCCTCCATTCTCGCAAGTCTGATGGTCCGCGCCACTTTCGGCTTCTCGTTCTCGACCTGGCGCCTGCACCTGCGGGGCGAAAATGTCCGCAGCGCGAGCGACATCGGCTGGATGAACGAACTCAAGATCGGCAAACTGATGCGCTACAATCCGCCGACCGCGCCCGCCGGGCTTGATATCGCCGAATTCTGCGCCCGCCATCCGCTTGGATCAGCCCAGTTCGTCGTTCTTCTCGACGAGGCCGGCCGTTACGCCGGGATGGTCAATGTGGCGGAAGCTCATGTCCATGCTCACCGGTCGGAAGGCGGGATCACAAGTCTCGCGCGACAAAAGGAGGTCTGGCTTGTGCCGCAAATGAACGCCAAGACCGCCATGACCTTGTTCGATCAGACCGAAGCGGACCAGCTCACAGTGCTTGACCCGGAAACCAAGGCCCCCCTGGGCGTGCTGAACGAGGCCTATCTCGCCCGGCGCTACGCCGAACAGGCCGACGCCGCTTTCCGCAGCGCCTTCGGGATGTGA
- a CDS encoding DUF1476 domain-containing protein, with product MSEFNKREESFERKFAHDEEVLFKVLAQANRMLGLWAAEQLGKTGAAAEEYAKALVEQDVASHAQAGVLSQIHKDFSAARVAQSEHQIARHFEEFRALAEKELKR from the coding sequence ATGTCCGAGTTCAATAAGCGCGAAGAGTCCTTTGAAAGGAAATTCGCGCACGACGAGGAAGTTCTGTTCAAAGTCCTCGCCCAGGCCAACCGGATGCTGGGGCTTTGGGCTGCCGAGCAACTCGGCAAGACGGGAGCTGCAGCGGAAGAATACGCCAAGGCGCTTGTCGAGCAGGATGTGGCGTCGCATGCGCAGGCGGGCGTTCTAAGCCAGATTCATAAAGACTTTTCCGCAGCCAGGGTCGCGCAGTCCGAGCATCAGATCGCGCGCCACTTCGAGGAATTCCGCGCGCTGGCGGAAAAGGAGCTCAAACGCTGA
- the purC gene encoding phosphoribosylaminoimidazolesuccinocarboxamide synthase has translation MNRRRRIYEGKAKVLYEGPEPGTLIQHFKDDATAFNAKKHEVIDGKGVLNNRISEYIFQNLNDIGVPTHFIRRLNMREQLIREVEIIPLEVVVRNVAAGSLSTRLGVEEGSQLPRSIIEFYYKNDALNDPMVSEEHITAFGWATPQEIDDIMALAIRVNDFLTGLFLGVGIRLVDFKMECGRLWEGDMMRIVVADEISPDSCRLWDIKSNDKLDKDRFRRDLGGLVEAYAEVARRLGIMQEGEKPHSGGPKLVQ, from the coding sequence ATGAATCGCCGCCGTCGCATATACGAAGGCAAGGCCAAGGTGCTCTATGAGGGCCCGGAGCCTGGCACTCTGATCCAGCATTTCAAAGACGACGCCACCGCTTTCAACGCCAAGAAGCACGAGGTGATCGACGGCAAAGGCGTGCTGAACAACCGGATTTCGGAATATATTTTCCAGAATCTGAACGACATCGGCGTTCCGACCCATTTCATCCGCCGGCTCAACATGCGCGAGCAGCTGATCCGCGAGGTCGAGATCATTCCGCTGGAAGTCGTCGTGCGCAATGTCGCCGCAGGCTCGCTTTCAACCCGTCTCGGCGTCGAGGAGGGGTCCCAGCTTCCGCGCTCGATCATCGAGTTCTATTACAAGAACGACGCCTTGAACGATCCGATGGTCTCGGAAGAGCACATTACCGCCTTCGGCTGGGCGACGCCCCAGGAAATCGACGACATCATGGCCCTCGCCATAAGGGTGAACGATTTCCTCACCGGACTTTTCCTGGGCGTCGGCATCCGCCTGGTCGATTTCAAGATGGAGTGCGGCCGGCTGTGGGAAGGCGACATGATGCGTATCGTGGTCGCCGACGAAATCTCACCGGACTCCTGCCGTCTGTGGGACATCAAGTCCAACGACAAGCTCGACAAGGACCGCTTCCGCCGCGATCTCGGCGGACTGGTCGAGGCCTATGCGGAAGTCGCGCGACGGCTCGGCATCATGCAGGAAGGCGAAAAGCCGCATTCCGGCGGCCCGAAACTCGTCCAGTAA
- a CDS encoding tyrosine recombinase XerC: MGERRGQYAPGPESGVFPGVKARLAVPAALWLRRLAGERRASPLTIEAYGRDLRQFFHFLRERFETPPDLDLLGALKAADVRAFMAARRADGVASRSLLRQLAALRSFAHYLEREGLVRVDAVDKVRSPKIARVLPRALSPEKARQIARGEDGGDENRAPWILARDAAVLALLYGAGLRISEALSIRRGDAPVGATDSVTIIGKGGKTRAAPVIPPARQAIETYLELCPHRLAKDGPLFVGARGGPLSPRIVQLTVERLRGALGLPDSATPHALRHSFATHLLSRGGDLRSIQELLGHASLSTTQIYTAVDKARLFDAYRSAHPRAG, encoded by the coding sequence ATGGGAGAACGACGAGGCCAATATGCGCCCGGGCCCGAATCCGGGGTCTTTCCGGGGGTAAAAGCGCGGCTCGCTGTGCCGGCTGCGCTTTGGCTGCGCCGCCTTGCCGGGGAAAGGCGTGCGTCGCCGCTGACGATTGAGGCCTATGGCCGTGATCTGCGGCAGTTTTTCCATTTCCTCCGCGAACGCTTCGAAACGCCGCCTGATCTCGATCTGCTCGGCGCGCTGAAGGCTGCGGATGTGCGGGCTTTCATGGCGGCGCGTCGCGCGGATGGCGTCGCATCGCGTTCTCTCCTGCGCCAATTGGCGGCGCTGCGGTCTTTCGCCCACTATTTGGAGCGCGAAGGCTTGGTTCGCGTCGACGCCGTCGATAAGGTTCGATCGCCGAAAATCGCCCGCGTTCTGCCGCGAGCCTTGTCTCCCGAGAAGGCCCGCCAGATCGCGAGGGGCGAGGACGGGGGCGACGAGAACCGCGCGCCTTGGATTCTGGCGCGCGACGCCGCTGTTCTTGCATTGCTCTATGGCGCGGGCCTGCGGATTTCCGAGGCGCTGTCGATCAGGCGCGGCGACGCTCCGGTTGGCGCAACCGACAGCGTGACAATTATCGGCAAGGGCGGCAAGACGCGCGCGGCGCCCGTCATTCCGCCGGCGCGGCAAGCGATCGAGACCTATCTGGAACTCTGCCCGCATCGCCTCGCTAAGGACGGTCCCTTATTCGTCGGCGCGCGCGGCGGGCCGCTCTCGCCGCGCATCGTCCAGCTTACGGTCGAACGCCTGCGCGGCGCCCTTGGCCTGCCCGATTCCGCGACCCCACACGCGCTGCGGCATTCCTTCGCCACCCATCTCCTGAGCCGGGGCGGCGATTTGCGCTCCATCCAGGAATTGCTCGGCCACGCCAGTCTTTCGACGACCCAGATTTACACCGCAGTGGATAAAGCGCGTCTTTTCGATGCCTATCGCTCCGCCCACCCGCGGGCAGGATAG